A genome region from Arachis duranensis cultivar V14167 chromosome 8, aradu.V14167.gnm2.J7QH, whole genome shotgun sequence includes the following:
- the LOC107463275 gene encoding transcriptional corepressor LEUNIG gives MSQTNWEADKMLDVYIHDYLVKRDLKASAQAFQAEGKVSSDPVAIDAPGGFLFEWWSVFWDIFIARTNEKHSEVAASYIETQLMKAREQQQQQPQQPQQQQQQQQQQQQQPQQPQQQQPPQPQPQQQQQPPPQQQQGRDRANLINGNTNGLVGNPGTANALATKMYEERLKRDSLDEAAMKQRFGGENMGQILDPNHASILKSAAATGQPSGQVLHGATAAGMPPQVQARSQQLAGSTPDIKSEINPVLNPRAAGAEGSLMGIPGPNQGSNNLTLKGWPLTGLEQLRSGLLQQQKPFMQAPQPFHQLQMLTPQHQQQIMLAQQGLASPSASDDNRRLRMLLNNRSMSLNKDGLSNPVDVVPNVGSPLQGGGPPFPRGDTDMLMKLKLAQMQQQHQQQPNSNPQLQQLQQHALSNQQSQTSSHNMHQQDKVGGGGGSVTADGSMSNSFRGNDQASKNQIGRKRKQPVSSSGPANSTGTANTTGPSPSSAPSTPSTHTPGDVISMPSMTGTTSSKPLMMFSTDGTGTLTSPSNQLADVDRFVEDGSLDENVESFLSHDDTDPRDTVGRCMDVSKGFTFSDVNSVRASTSKVVCCHFSSDGKLLASGGHDKKAVLWHTDTLKQKAVLEEHSSMITDVRFSPSMPRLATSSFDKTVRVWDIDNPGYSLRTFTGHSASVMSLDFHPNKEDLICSCDGDGEIRYWSINNGSCARVFKGGTAQMRFQPRLGRYLAAAAENVVSILDVETQGCRYSLKGHTKPIHSVCWDPSGELLASVSEDSVRVWTLGTGSEGECVHDLSSNGSKFQSCVFHPSYPSLLVIGCYQASLPYMFPCPISFPLIVVNLAVMIFPYTIKTEVCSRIMLGKKGLQ, from the exons ATGTCTCAAACTAACTGGGAAGCTGATAAGAT GTTAGATGTGTATATCCATGATTACCTGGTAAAGAGGGATTTGAAGGCTTCTGCTCAGGCTTTTCAAGCTGAGGGGAAAGTTTCCTCTGACCCTGTTG CTATTGATGCCCCGGGAGGTTTTCTGTTCGAGTGGTGGTCGGTTTTCTGGGACATTTTTATTGCGAGGACTAATGAGAAGCACTCGGAGGTTGCAGCCTCTTATATTGAG ACACAACTAATGAAGGCCAGGGAGCAACAGCAGCAGCAACCACAGCAGCcgcagcagcagcaacaacaacaacaacaacagcagcagcagccGCAACAACCACAACAACAGCAGCCCCCACAACCACAAccgcagcagcagcagcaaccaCCGCCACAACAACAGCAAGGTAGGGACAGGGCTAATCTCATAAACGGCAATACGAATGGGTTAGTTGGGAACCCGGGAACTGCCAATGCACTAGCAACAAAGATGTATGAGGAGAGGCTAAAGAGAGATTCTTTGGATGAAGCAGCAATGAAG CAAAGATTCGGTGGCGAGAACATGGGTCAAATTTTGGATCCTAATCATGCCTCAATTTTGAAGTCAGCTGCTGCTACTGGCCAGCCTTCAGG GCAAGTTTTGCATGGTGCTACTGCGGCTGGCATGCCTCCACAAGTTCAAGCTCGTAGTCAGCAATTAGCAGGGTCTACTCCA GATATAAAGAGTGAGATTAATCCTGTACTGAACCCTAGAGCTGCGGGTGCTGAAGGATCATTGATGGGAATTCCTG GACCAAATCAAGGTAGTAACAATTTGACTTTGAAGGGATGGCCACTCACA GGTTTGGAGCAACTCCGCTCTGGTCTACTCCAGCAACAAAAGCCTTTCATGCAGGCTCCTCAGCCGTTTCATCAACTTCAAATGTTGACACCACAGCATCAGCAACAGATAATGCTTGCGCAGCAAGGCTTGGCATCTCCATCTGCCAGTGATGACAATAGAAGACTCAGAATGCTGTTGAACAATAGGAGTATGAGCCTAAACAAGGATGGTCTTTCAAATCCTGTTGATGTAGTGCCAAATGTTGGATCTCCACTTCAAGGTGGCGGCCCTCCTTTTCCTCGTGGAGATACAGATATGCTAATGAAG TTGAAATTGGCTCAAATGCAGCAGCAACATCAGCAACAGCCAAACAGCAATCCACAGCTGCAGCAACTTCAACAGCATGCTCTCTCAAATCAGCAATCTCAGACTTCAAGCCATAACATGCATCAGCAAGATAAAGTAGGGGGAGGTGGTGGCAGTGTTACTGCAGATGGTAGCATGTCGAACTCATTTAGAGGAAATGATCAG GCCTCGAAAAACCAGATtgggagaaagagaaagcagcCTGTATCTTCTTCAGGTCCTGCCAATAGTACAGGAACTGCTAATACAACAGGTCCATCACCAAGTTCGGCACCCTCGACTCCCTCGACTCATACACCTGGAGATGTGATATCTATGCCATCTATGACTGGTACTACTTCTTCAAAGCCATTAATGATGTTCAGCACTGACGGCACCGGGACTCTTACATCACCTTCAAACCAATTG GCTGATGTGGATCGCTTTGTGGAGGACGGATCTCTTGATGAAAATGTTGAGTCTTTTTTATCCCATGATGATACGGATCCTAGAGATACGGTCGGTCGTTGTATGGATGTAAGCAAAG GCTTCACGTTTTCTGATGTAAATTCTGTACGTGCTAGCACAAGCAAAGTTGTATGTTGTCATTTTTCATCTGATGGGAAATTACTTGCAAGCGGTGGGCACGACAAGAAG GCTGTTTTATGGCACACGGATACCTTGAAGCAGAAGGCTGTTCTTGAAGAGCATTCGTCTATGATCACCGATGTTCGTTTTAGTCCAAGCATGCCTCGTTTAGCAACATCTTCATTTGACAAAACTGTCAGGGTTTGGGACATTGATAAT CCTGGTTATTCGCTTCGCACCTTTACAGGACATTCAGCATCTGTAATGTCCCTAGATTTCCATCCAAATAAAGAGGATCTTATCTGCTCTTGTGATGGTGACGGCGAGATACGATATTGGAGCATAAATAATGGAAGTTGTGCAAGAGTCTTCAAG GGTGGCACCGCCCAGATGAGATTTCAACCACGTCTAGGGAGGTACCTGGCTGCAGCTGCAGAGAATGTTGTTTCTATACTTGATGTGGAGACACAAGGATGCCGATATTCATTAAAG GGCCATACGAAGCCGATACATTCCGTGTGTTGGGACCCTTCCGGGGAGTTGCTGGCATCCGTGAGTGAGGACTCGGTCCGGGTTTGGACTCTAGGAACCGGGAGTGAAGGGGAATGTGTTCATGATCTTAGCAGTAATGGCAGTAAGTTTCAATCATGTGTCTTCCACCCGTCTTATCCGTCGTTGCTCGTCATTGGCTGTTACCAGGCAAGTCTACCTTATATGTTTCCTTGTCCAATTTCTTTCCCTTTGATAGTGGTGAATTTAGCTGTCATGATCTTTCCATACACAATAAAAACCGAGGTTTGTTCGAGAATCATGCTTGGTAAGAAAGGGTTGCAATGA